One genomic segment of Vulpes vulpes isolate BD-2025 chromosome 2, VulVul3, whole genome shotgun sequence includes these proteins:
- the ENDOV gene encoding endonuclease V isoform X4 — translation MAREAAEKPPEEILSLWKREQAQLKALLVEQDTEAWQRDPAFSGLQRVGGVDLSFVKGDSASACASLVVLSYPELEVVYEDCSMVNLTAPYMSGFLAFREVPFLVDAVQRLREKEPHMVPQVLFVDGNGVLHHRGFGVACHLGVLTDLPCIGVAKKLLQVDGLENNAQHKEKIRLLQAEGDTFPLIGGSGTVLGMALKSHSHSSKPLYVSVGHRITLESAVRLTRSCCRFRSPEPVRQADIRSRDYIRRTLGSPRPPTPEQERFRNYPLTFCC, via the exons ATGGCGCGGGAGGCCGCGGAGAAGCCGCCGGAGGAGATCTTGTCGCTCTGGAAACG GGAGCAAGCTCAGCTGAAGGCCCTCCTCGTGGAGCAGGACACGGAGGCGTGGCAGCGGGACCCTGCATTCTCAGGCCTGCAGAGGGTCGGGGGCGTGGACCTGTCCTTTGTGAAGGGCGACAGTGCCAGTGCCTGTGCCTCCCTGGTGGTGCTCAGCTACCCTGAGCTCGAG GTGGTGTATGAGGACTGCAGCATGGTTAACCTGACGGCTCCCTACATGTCGGGCTTCCTGGCCTTCCGAGAGGTGCCCTTCCTGGTGGACGCGGTGCAGCGGCTGCGGGAGAAGGAGCCCCACATGGTGCCCCAG GTCCTCTTTGTGGATGGAAATGGGGTTCTCCACCACCGAG GCTTCGGGGTGGCCTGCCACCTTGGCGTCCTCACGGACTTGCCCTGCATTGGGGTGGCCAAGAAACTCCTGCAGGTGGACGGGCTGGAGAACAACGCCCAGCACAAGGAGAAG ATACGACTTCTACAGGCTGAAGGAGACACCTTTCCTCTGATAGGAGGCTCTGGGACTGTCCTGGGCATG GCCCTGAAGAGCCACAGCCACAGCAGCAAGCCCCTCTACGTCTCCGTGGGCCACAGGATAACCCTGGAGTCCGCTGTACGCCTGACCCGAAGCTGCTGCAGGttccggagcccggagcccgtgCGCCAG GCTGACATCCGCTCTCGAGACTACATCCGCAGGACCCTGGGAAGCCCCAGGCCCCCCACACCAGAGCAAGAGAG atttagaAATTATCCGCTGACTTTCTGCTGTTGA
- the ENDOV gene encoding endonuclease V isoform X3 — protein sequence MAREAAEKPPEEILSLWKREQAQLKALLVEQDTEAWQRDPAFSGLQRVGGVDLSFVKGDSASACASLVVLSYPELEVVYEDCSMVNLTAPYMSGFLAFREVPFLVDAVQRLREKEPHMVPQVLFVDGNGVLHHRGFGVACHLGVLTDLPCIGVAKKLLQVDGLENNAQHKEKIRLLQAEGDTFPLIGGSGTVLGMALKSHSHSSKPLYVSVGHRITLESAVRLTRSCCRFRSPEPVRQADIRSRDYIRRTLGSPRPPTPEQESSFLRTVRGRRRPS from the exons ATGGCGCGGGAGGCCGCGGAGAAGCCGCCGGAGGAGATCTTGTCGCTCTGGAAACG GGAGCAAGCTCAGCTGAAGGCCCTCCTCGTGGAGCAGGACACGGAGGCGTGGCAGCGGGACCCTGCATTCTCAGGCCTGCAGAGGGTCGGGGGCGTGGACCTGTCCTTTGTGAAGGGCGACAGTGCCAGTGCCTGTGCCTCCCTGGTGGTGCTCAGCTACCCTGAGCTCGAG GTGGTGTATGAGGACTGCAGCATGGTTAACCTGACGGCTCCCTACATGTCGGGCTTCCTGGCCTTCCGAGAGGTGCCCTTCCTGGTGGACGCGGTGCAGCGGCTGCGGGAGAAGGAGCCCCACATGGTGCCCCAG GTCCTCTTTGTGGATGGAAATGGGGTTCTCCACCACCGAG GCTTCGGGGTGGCCTGCCACCTTGGCGTCCTCACGGACTTGCCCTGCATTGGGGTGGCCAAGAAACTCCTGCAGGTGGACGGGCTGGAGAACAACGCCCAGCACAAGGAGAAG ATACGACTTCTACAGGCTGAAGGAGACACCTTTCCTCTGATAGGAGGCTCTGGGACTGTCCTGGGCATG GCCCTGAAGAGCCACAGCCACAGCAGCAAGCCCCTCTACGTCTCCGTGGGCCACAGGATAACCCTGGAGTCCGCTGTACGCCTGACCCGAAGCTGCTGCAGGttccggagcccggagcccgtgCGCCAG GCTGACATCCGCTCTCGAGACTACATCCGCAGGACCCTGGGAAGCCCCAGGCCCCCCACACCAGAGCAAGAGAG CTCCTTTCTCCGCACAGTCCGGGGCCGTCGTAGGCCCAGCTAA
- the ENDOV gene encoding endonuclease V isoform X2 — protein MAREAAEKPPEEILSLWKREQAQLKALLVEQDTEAWQRDPAFSGLQRVGGVDLSFVKGDSASACASLVVLSYPELEVVYEDCSMVNLTAPYMSGFLAFREVPFLVDAVQRLREKEPHMVPQVLFVDGNGVLHHRGFGVACHLGVLTDLPCIGVAKKLLQVDGLENNAQHKEKIRLLQAEGDTFPLIGGSGTVLGMALKSHSHSSKPLYVSVGHRITLESAVRLTRSCCRFRSPEPVRQADIRSRDYIRRTLGSPRPPTPEQERSQKLQKPKVCPKEGSEEPAGEGSPPEAHS, from the exons ATGGCGCGGGAGGCCGCGGAGAAGCCGCCGGAGGAGATCTTGTCGCTCTGGAAACG GGAGCAAGCTCAGCTGAAGGCCCTCCTCGTGGAGCAGGACACGGAGGCGTGGCAGCGGGACCCTGCATTCTCAGGCCTGCAGAGGGTCGGGGGCGTGGACCTGTCCTTTGTGAAGGGCGACAGTGCCAGTGCCTGTGCCTCCCTGGTGGTGCTCAGCTACCCTGAGCTCGAG GTGGTGTATGAGGACTGCAGCATGGTTAACCTGACGGCTCCCTACATGTCGGGCTTCCTGGCCTTCCGAGAGGTGCCCTTCCTGGTGGACGCGGTGCAGCGGCTGCGGGAGAAGGAGCCCCACATGGTGCCCCAG GTCCTCTTTGTGGATGGAAATGGGGTTCTCCACCACCGAG GCTTCGGGGTGGCCTGCCACCTTGGCGTCCTCACGGACTTGCCCTGCATTGGGGTGGCCAAGAAACTCCTGCAGGTGGACGGGCTGGAGAACAACGCCCAGCACAAGGAGAAG ATACGACTTCTACAGGCTGAAGGAGACACCTTTCCTCTGATAGGAGGCTCTGGGACTGTCCTGGGCATG GCCCTGAAGAGCCACAGCCACAGCAGCAAGCCCCTCTACGTCTCCGTGGGCCACAGGATAACCCTGGAGTCCGCTGTACGCCTGACCCGAAGCTGCTGCAGGttccggagcccggagcccgtgCGCCAG GCTGACATCCGCTCTCGAGACTACATCCGCAGGACCCTGGGAAGCCCCAGGCCCCCCACACCAGAGCAAGAGAG GAGCCAGAAGCTACAGAAGCCAAAGGTGTGCCCCAAGGAAGGTTCGGAAGAGCCCGCAGGTGAGGGCAGCCCCCCCGAGGCCCACAGCTGA
- the ENDOV gene encoding endonuclease V isoform X1 — protein MAREAAEKPPEEILSLWKREQAQLKALLVEQDTEAWQRDPAFSGLQRVGGVDLSFVKGDSASACASLVVLSYPELEVVYEDCSMVNLTAPYMSGFLAFREVPFLVDAVQRLREKEPHMVPQVLFVDGNGVLHHRGFGVACHLGVLTDLPCIGVAKKLLQVDGLENNAQHKEKIRLLQAEGDTFPLIGGSGTVLGMALKSHSHSSKPLYVSVGHRITLESAVRLTRSCCRFRSPEPVRQADIRSRDYIRRTLGSPRPPTPEQERRSRSWAGKIWWESLARMVTAGGDGYLSLATACHETGAVAHCPRSTQTRPGIDERAPEWSPSALPTAPFSAQSGAVVGPAKLAQARGLAPGAHTGSVPSHISSSFQAPRGARGTAGRLCV, from the exons ATGGCGCGGGAGGCCGCGGAGAAGCCGCCGGAGGAGATCTTGTCGCTCTGGAAACG GGAGCAAGCTCAGCTGAAGGCCCTCCTCGTGGAGCAGGACACGGAGGCGTGGCAGCGGGACCCTGCATTCTCAGGCCTGCAGAGGGTCGGGGGCGTGGACCTGTCCTTTGTGAAGGGCGACAGTGCCAGTGCCTGTGCCTCCCTGGTGGTGCTCAGCTACCCTGAGCTCGAG GTGGTGTATGAGGACTGCAGCATGGTTAACCTGACGGCTCCCTACATGTCGGGCTTCCTGGCCTTCCGAGAGGTGCCCTTCCTGGTGGACGCGGTGCAGCGGCTGCGGGAGAAGGAGCCCCACATGGTGCCCCAG GTCCTCTTTGTGGATGGAAATGGGGTTCTCCACCACCGAG GCTTCGGGGTGGCCTGCCACCTTGGCGTCCTCACGGACTTGCCCTGCATTGGGGTGGCCAAGAAACTCCTGCAGGTGGACGGGCTGGAGAACAACGCCCAGCACAAGGAGAAG ATACGACTTCTACAGGCTGAAGGAGACACCTTTCCTCTGATAGGAGGCTCTGGGACTGTCCTGGGCATG GCCCTGAAGAGCCACAGCCACAGCAGCAAGCCCCTCTACGTCTCCGTGGGCCACAGGATAACCCTGGAGTCCGCTGTACGCCTGACCCGAAGCTGCTGCAGGttccggagcccggagcccgtgCGCCAG GCTGACATCCGCTCTCGAGACTACATCCGCAGGACCCTGGGAAGCCCCAGGCCCCCCACACCAGAGCAAGAGAG ACGTAGTCGTTCGTGGGCTGGCAAGATCTGGTGGGAGAGCCTGGCCCGGATGGTCACGGCCGGTGGGGATGGTTATCTGTCCCTGGCCACGGCTTGCCACGAGACAGGTGCTGTGGCCCACTGTCCACGCTCCACGCAGACCAGGCCTGGCATTGACGAGCGAGCCCCAGAATGGTCACCGTCAGCTTTACCTACAGCTCCTTTCTCCGCACAGTCCGGGGCCGTCGTAGGCCCAGCTAAGCTCGCACAGGCGCGGGGCCTGGCCCCAGGAGCGCACACGGGGTCTGTGCCTTCTCACATCAGCAGCAGCTTCCAGGCCCCCCGGGGAGCAAGGGGGACTGCGGGCCGCCTCTGCGTTTGA